The proteins below are encoded in one region of Streptomyces roseirectus:
- a CDS encoding LysR family substrate-binding domain-containing protein translates to MTDSADSPTFRLAYVPGATPAKWARIWTERYPRVRLELLQAGAAEASDVLRSGGADAGLVRLPVDRETFSAIPLYTETTVAVVPKDHLITAAEEITLADLAEETVLHPLDDVFAWEQPPGEPAFERPETTADAIDLVAAGIGVLLTPQSLARLHHRRDLTYRPVTDAPQSAVALSWPTDATTDLVDDFIGVVRGRTANSTRGRTKQEQPKPAAKKSPAKKAPVRKATTGKAATAGKATGKKPARKTASPKPRRHK, encoded by the coding sequence GTGACTGACTCGGCGGATTCCCCCACGTTCCGGCTCGCCTACGTACCCGGCGCGACCCCCGCCAAGTGGGCGCGGATCTGGACCGAGCGCTACCCGCGGGTGCGGCTGGAACTGCTCCAGGCGGGCGCCGCCGAGGCATCCGACGTCTTGCGTTCCGGCGGCGCCGACGCCGGTCTGGTCCGGCTGCCCGTCGACCGCGAGACGTTCAGCGCGATCCCCCTCTACACGGAGACGACCGTCGCGGTGGTCCCCAAGGACCACCTGATCACGGCGGCCGAGGAGATCACCCTGGCCGACCTCGCCGAGGAGACGGTCCTGCACCCGCTGGACGACGTCTTCGCGTGGGAGCAGCCGCCCGGGGAACCGGCCTTCGAGCGCCCGGAGACGACGGCCGACGCGATCGACCTCGTGGCCGCCGGCATCGGCGTCCTCCTCACCCCCCAGTCGCTGGCCCGCCTCCACCACCGCCGCGACCTCACCTACCGCCCGGTCACCGACGCCCCCCAGTCCGCCGTCGCCCTCTCCTGGCCGACGGACGCGACGACGGACCTGGTCGACGACTTCATCGGCGTGGTGCGCGGCCGGACGGCGAACAGCACGCGGGGCAGGACGAAGCAGGAGCAGCCGAAGCCCGCCGCGAAGAAGTCCCCGGCGAAGAAGGCACCTGTGCGCAAGGCGACGACGGGGAAGGCGGCGACGGCAGGGAAGGCGACGGGGAAGAAGCCCGCCCGCAAGACCGCGAGCCCCAAACCCCGCCGCCACAAGTAG
- a CDS encoding DUF5997 family protein: MKSHQTAQTMKPATAAKKLGVYLPATPAEFQEGVVSRAELTELQENPPQWLQDLRLSGPHPRPVVAARLGVSIAGLARGGVTDALTTAEIEALRDEMPEWLEKERATQAEVRKEAARLKKRDAERAARAGRGPERD; the protein is encoded by the coding sequence ATGAAGTCGCACCAGACCGCCCAGACGATGAAGCCCGCCACCGCGGCGAAGAAGCTGGGCGTGTACCTCCCCGCCACCCCTGCCGAGTTCCAGGAGGGTGTCGTCTCCCGTGCCGAGCTGACCGAGCTCCAGGAGAACCCTCCGCAGTGGCTTCAGGACCTGCGACTGAGCGGTCCGCACCCGCGTCCGGTGGTCGCGGCGCGGCTCGGTGTGTCCATCGCGGGTCTCGCCCGCGGGGGTGTGACCGACGCGCTGACCACCGCCGAGATCGAGGCCCTGCGCGACGAGATGCCGGAGTGGCTGGAGAAGGAGCGGGCCACCCAGGCGGAGGTCCGCAAGGAGGCCGCGCGGCTCAAGAAGCGCGACGCGGAGCGCGCGGCGCGAGCGGGCCGGGGGCCGGAGCGCGACTGA
- a CDS encoding right-handed parallel beta-helix repeat-containing protein, with protein sequence MRVPQDTPSVRRAVELVRAGGLVLVSPGVYRESVTVAKPRVVLRGTDRNRVVFDGEFERPNGITVTGAGSVVENLTVRNHLANGVLFTGVTDERLQAGRAGGSAYDPLDTVKFPPLHGFRASYVTAYNNALYGIYAFDARAGVIERSYASGQADSGIYVGQCRPCDTVVRDNTVEHNAVGLEVTNASERLYLLGNRASRNRVGLTLNSNDLEALGPQHGAVVAGNAFTDNNDARSPEQADGGFGIGIGSGGGRENVLERNLVTGNRAAGIVLADVQGYPARDNTVRDNRVSGNGADLVLATGSTGGNCFVRNGESRRSPDGLPGRDLCGAPAPAASGPASRTLGTVPAVTAPAGVSFMDAPVPPAQPNRPGAPDAPARAAVGLPGRVDVRAYRVPA encoded by the coding sequence GTGCGGGTGCCGCAGGACACGCCGTCGGTGCGGCGGGCGGTGGAGCTGGTGCGGGCCGGAGGGCTGGTGCTGGTGTCGCCGGGGGTGTACCGGGAGTCGGTGACCGTGGCGAAGCCGCGGGTGGTGCTGCGGGGGACGGACCGCAACCGGGTCGTGTTCGACGGGGAGTTCGAGCGGCCCAACGGGATCACCGTGACCGGCGCGGGCTCGGTCGTCGAGAACCTGACCGTGCGCAACCACCTGGCGAACGGCGTCCTGTTCACCGGCGTGACCGACGAACGGCTCCAGGCGGGCCGCGCGGGCGGCTCGGCCTACGACCCGCTGGACACGGTCAAGTTCCCGCCCCTGCACGGGTTTCGGGCGTCGTACGTGACCGCGTACAACAACGCCCTGTACGGGATCTACGCGTTCGACGCGCGCGCGGGCGTCATCGAGCGGTCGTACGCGTCGGGGCAGGCGGACTCGGGGATCTACGTCGGCCAGTGCCGGCCGTGCGACACGGTCGTGCGGGACAACACCGTCGAGCACAACGCGGTCGGCCTGGAGGTCACCAACGCCTCGGAGCGGCTGTACCTGCTGGGCAACCGGGCCTCGCGCAACCGGGTCGGGCTGACGCTCAACTCCAACGACCTGGAGGCGCTGGGCCCGCAGCACGGCGCGGTGGTCGCCGGGAACGCGTTCACCGACAACAACGACGCCCGCAGCCCCGAGCAGGCGGACGGCGGCTTCGGGATCGGCATCGGGTCGGGGGGCGGCCGGGAGAACGTCCTGGAGCGCAATCTGGTCACCGGGAACCGGGCGGCGGGGATCGTCCTGGCCGACGTCCAGGGGTACCCGGCGCGCGACAACACGGTCCGCGACAACCGGGTGTCGGGCAACGGCGCCGACCTGGTGCTGGCGACGGGAAGCACGGGCGGCAACTGCTTCGTACGCAACGGGGAGTCGCGCCGCAGCCCGGACGGCCTGCCGGGCCGGGACCTGTGCGGCGCCCCGGCACCGGCCGCCTCCGGCCCCGCGTCCCGCACGCTGGGCACGGTCCCGGCCGTCACGGCGCCCGCGGGCGTCTCCTTCATGGACGCCCCCGTGCCGCCCGCCCAGCCGAACCGGCCCGGCGCCCCGGACGCGCCCGCGCGGGCGGCGGTGGGGCTGCCGGGGCGGGTGGACGTGCGGGCGTACCGGGTGCCCGCGTAG
- a CDS encoding cold-shock protein: MVAGRVVRFDSARGYGFISPDDGGEDVFLHVNDMLMPESQIRRGVAVEFEIEDGERGPKASDVRLARGADGKPLTPDDDVLCDVLNTEEFTREVTETLLSSAPSLTGEQILQVRQGLAQFAKHHGWVEG; this comes from the coding sequence ATGGTTGCCGGTCGTGTGGTGCGCTTCGACAGCGCGCGGGGTTATGGATTCATTTCTCCCGACGACGGCGGGGAAGATGTCTTCCTGCACGTCAACGACATGTTGATGCCTGAATCGCAGATCCGCCGCGGCGTTGCCGTGGAGTTCGAGATCGAGGACGGCGAACGCGGTCCGAAGGCTTCCGACGTGCGGCTCGCACGCGGTGCCGACGGCAAGCCGCTGACGCCGGACGACGACGTCCTGTGCGACGTCCTGAACACGGAGGAATTCACCCGGGAGGTCACCGAGACGCTGCTGTCCTCGGCTCCCTCCCTCACGGGCGAGCAGATCCTCCAGGTGCGTCAGGGCCTCGCGCAGTTCGCCAAGCACCACGGCTGGGTCGAGGGCTGA
- a CDS encoding AraC family transcriptional regulator: MTSPAPGRIAEGRRFSFRTTDADEACEAIAATYYANFIDVLGEGPMLDASFEVVRLGALTLGDLRCGAPVAIRFGDLGAHHVDLPLTGRIAWGQRGGDARLATAARAAVFDPVGDTRLDHWAGDCRVIAVKIEPSALRDHLERLLGRPVRCAPRLDPEFDSSAGPGLTWARTARLVIGEMDNPGGLLDQPMLAARFEETLLSGLLLAAGHPYREELAAQPSTPVSLRPVRLVLDAIHARPEHPFTTTGLASTAGVGTRWLQAAFRRHLGVSPMAYLREVRLDRAHHELTTADPSFTTVAEVAYRWGFGHLGRFAEKYRGRFGELPSETLNSGRG, encoded by the coding sequence ATGACCTCGCCCGCGCCCGGTCGCATTGCCGAGGGGCGCCGGTTCTCGTTCCGGACGACGGACGCGGACGAAGCGTGTGAGGCGATCGCGGCGACGTACTACGCCAACTTCATCGACGTGCTCGGTGAGGGCCCGATGCTCGACGCCTCCTTCGAGGTGGTGCGGCTGGGTGCGCTCACGCTCGGCGATCTGCGGTGCGGTGCGCCGGTGGCGATCCGCTTCGGGGACCTCGGCGCCCACCATGTCGACCTGCCGCTGACGGGGCGGATCGCGTGGGGGCAGCGCGGTGGGGACGCGAGGCTGGCGACGGCCGCGCGGGCCGCCGTCTTCGATCCCGTCGGGGACACGCGCCTCGACCACTGGGCCGGGGACTGCCGTGTCATCGCCGTCAAGATCGAACCGTCCGCTCTGCGGGACCACTTGGAGCGGTTGCTGGGGCGTCCCGTGCGGTGTGCTCCGCGGCTCGACCCCGAGTTCGACTCCTCCGCCGGGCCCGGACTCACCTGGGCGCGAACGGCCCGTCTGGTCATCGGTGAGATGGACAATCCCGGTGGGCTGCTCGACCAGCCGATGCTGGCCGCGCGGTTCGAGGAGACGCTGCTGTCCGGGCTGCTGCTGGCCGCCGGGCACCCCTACCGCGAGGAGCTGGCCGCCCAGCCCTCCACGCCGGTCTCCTTGCGTCCTGTACGGCTCGTGCTCGACGCCATCCACGCGCGTCCCGAGCATCCCTTCACCACCACCGGCCTCGCCTCCACCGCGGGCGTCGGCACTCGCTGGCTCCAAGCCGCCTTCCGCCGCCATCTCGGGGTGTCCCCCATGGCCTACCTCCGCGAGGTCCGCCTCGACCGCGCCCACCACGAACTCACCACCGCCGACCCCTCCTTCACCACCGTCGCCGAGGTCGCCTACCGCTGGGGCTTCGGCCACCTGGGCCGCTTCGCCGAGAAGTACCGGGGGCGGTTCGGGGAGTTACCGTCGGAGACGTTGAACTCGGGGCGCGGGTAA
- a CDS encoding alpha/beta hydrolase translates to MRTRSRTALTAIAVTLSAVLAGPPAQATTEAPARLTGTLADGATWIADVPAAWNGTLVIFSHGFGPTVAANAPSEAVRLDLLARGYALAGSSYDPNGSMWALESAERDQFQTIDAVTAEIGVPARVLSVGQSMGGLVNAQMARDGAGRIDGALGLCGLVAGATDLDNYQLDAEYTIARLLLPGEDPKLVRFGSAAEAAATAQRLTGAVTAAQATPQGRARIALAAAFLNLPAWAPGQERPAPTDWAAQQEQQYAWFAQGILSFVEGGRYAIEQSVGGNNSWNKGVSYERLLAGSVHAPQVHALYRAAGLDLRADLASLTAGAAVTADPAAVRTAARTSSAGQGLAVPLLNVHTIADNLVPVEQQSRFAARIRAAGDSSLLRQAYVARPGHCTFTTAETVAALHALEHRLDTGHWGASATAAALQTSATALGLDGAAYIPYHPAPLTVGR, encoded by the coding sequence ATGCGCACCCGCTCTCGCACCGCCCTGACGGCCATCGCCGTGACCCTGTCCGCCGTCCTCGCGGGCCCGCCCGCCCAGGCGACGACCGAGGCGCCGGCCCGCCTCACCGGCACCCTCGCCGACGGCGCGACCTGGATAGCCGACGTCCCCGCCGCCTGGAACGGCACCCTGGTGATCTTCAGCCACGGTTTCGGCCCCACCGTCGCCGCCAACGCCCCCTCCGAGGCCGTCCGTCTCGACCTCCTCGCGCGCGGGTACGCGCTCGCCGGATCCTCCTACGACCCGAACGGCTCGATGTGGGCGCTGGAGAGCGCCGAGCGCGACCAGTTCCAGACGATCGACGCCGTCACCGCCGAGATCGGCGTCCCCGCGCGCGTGCTGTCCGTCGGGCAGTCCATGGGCGGCCTCGTCAACGCCCAGATGGCCCGCGACGGCGCCGGGCGCATCGACGGCGCGCTCGGCCTGTGCGGGCTCGTCGCCGGCGCCACCGACCTCGACAACTACCAGCTCGACGCCGAGTACACGATCGCCCGCCTCCTGCTGCCCGGCGAGGATCCCAAGCTCGTCCGCTTCGGCTCCGCCGCCGAGGCCGCAGCCACCGCCCAGCGCCTCACCGGCGCGGTCACGGCCGCGCAGGCGACCCCGCAGGGGCGTGCGCGTATCGCCCTCGCCGCCGCCTTCCTCAACCTGCCCGCGTGGGCTCCCGGCCAGGAGCGGCCCGCCCCCACCGACTGGGCGGCGCAGCAGGAGCAGCAGTACGCCTGGTTCGCCCAGGGCATCCTCTCGTTCGTCGAAGGCGGCCGGTACGCCATCGAGCAGTCCGTCGGCGGCAACAACTCCTGGAACAAGGGCGTCTCCTACGAGCGGCTGCTCGCCGGGTCCGTCCACGCGCCCCAGGTCCACGCGCTCTACCGGGCCGCCGGGCTCGACCTGCGCGCCGACCTCGCGAGCCTCACCGCGGGCGCGGCCGTCACCGCCGACCCGGCCGCCGTCCGCACCGCCGCGCGCACCTCCTCCGCCGGCCAAGGACTCGCCGTCCCGCTCCTCAACGTCCACACCATCGCCGACAACCTCGTCCCCGTCGAACAGCAGAGCCGCTTCGCCGCCCGCATCCGCGCCGCGGGCGACAGCTCCCTCCTGCGCCAGGCATACGTGGCACGGCCCGGCCACTGCACCTTCACCACCGCCGAGACCGTCGCCGCCCTCCACGCCCTCGAACACCGCCTCGACACCGGCCACTGGGGCGCCTCCGCCACCGCCGCGGCCCTCCAGACCTCCGCCACGGCTCTCGGCCTCGACGGCGCCGCGTACATCCCTTACCACCCTGCTCCACTTACGGTCGGGCGCTGA
- a CDS encoding MBL fold metallo-hydrolase yields the protein MSATFRILTSGYVGPRTASTVSLVRDGDTVVVVDPGMVADRGLILDPLAAEGLGPCQVTDVVFSHHHPDHTLNAALFPVARFHDHWATYQNDVWTDRPADGHFLSPSVRLAATPGHTAEDISTLVETREGLVVFTHLWWSAEGPVEDPFAHDPGLLHESRAKVLAMEPALIVPGHGAAFVPDAGTPV from the coding sequence ATGAGCGCCACCTTCCGCATCCTGACGTCCGGTTACGTCGGACCGCGCACCGCGAGCACCGTGAGCCTCGTGCGCGACGGCGACACCGTGGTCGTCGTGGACCCGGGGATGGTCGCCGACCGGGGGCTGATCCTCGATCCGCTGGCCGCGGAAGGGCTCGGTCCCTGCCAGGTCACGGACGTCGTGTTCAGCCACCACCACCCCGACCACACGCTGAACGCGGCGCTGTTCCCGGTGGCGAGGTTCCACGACCACTGGGCGACCTACCAGAACGACGTCTGGACCGACCGCCCGGCCGACGGCCACTTCCTGTCGCCGTCGGTGCGGCTCGCCGCGACCCCGGGGCACACGGCGGAGGACATCAGCACACTGGTCGAGACCCGTGAGGGCCTGGTCGTCTTCACGCACCTGTGGTGGAGCGCCGAGGGCCCGGTGGAGGACCCGTTCGCGCACGACCCCGGCCTGCTGCACGAGTCGCGTGCGAAGGTGCTGGCGATGGAGCCGGCGCTCATCGTGCCGGGACACGGCGCCGCGTTCGTGCCGGACGCGGGCACGCCCGTGTGA
- a CDS encoding MBL fold metallo-hydrolase → MSQIDLVPSRYALKVGDIDVMVISDGVLPITTSTLATNVPGPELAAWLDEMFLPPEVCDWPLNVAVVRSGDRTVLVDSGLGTEFPGFPRAGQLAARLDAAGIDPASVTDVVLTHLHMDHVGGLLVEGLRGRLRPDLRVHLAAAEAEFWGSPDFSRTVMPTPVPEVLRTTAARFLDVYRGQLRPFETEREVAPGVLVQRTGGHTPGHSVVRLESGGDRLTFAGDAVFQPGSAHPGWHNGFDHDPEGSARVRVRLLTELAARGEQLVATHLPFPSVCHVAADGDAFRFVPAVWDH, encoded by the coding sequence ATGAGTCAGATCGACTTGGTTCCGTCGCGGTACGCGCTGAAGGTGGGGGACATCGATGTGATGGTGATCAGCGACGGGGTGCTGCCGATCACCACGTCGACGCTGGCCACCAACGTGCCCGGCCCCGAACTCGCCGCGTGGCTCGACGAGATGTTCCTGCCGCCGGAGGTGTGCGACTGGCCGCTGAACGTGGCGGTGGTGCGCAGCGGCGACCGGACCGTGCTGGTCGACTCGGGGCTGGGGACGGAGTTCCCGGGGTTCCCCCGCGCCGGACAGCTCGCCGCACGGCTGGACGCCGCCGGGATCGATCCGGCGTCCGTGACCGACGTGGTGCTCACGCACCTGCACATGGACCACGTCGGCGGGCTGCTCGTGGAGGGGCTGCGGGGCCGGCTCCGGCCGGACCTGCGGGTTCATCTGGCGGCCGCCGAGGCGGAGTTCTGGGGCTCGCCCGACTTCTCGCGCACCGTCATGCCGACGCCGGTGCCGGAGGTGCTGCGCACGACGGCGGCGCGGTTCCTGGACGTGTACCGGGGGCAGTTGCGGCCGTTCGAGACGGAACGGGAGGTGGCGCCGGGGGTGTTGGTCCAGCGGACCGGCGGTCACACCCCCGGGCACAGCGTCGTGCGTCTGGAGTCCGGCGGCGACCGGCTGACGTTCGCGGGTGACGCCGTGTTCCAGCCCGGTTCCGCCCATCCCGGGTGGCACAACGGGTTCGACCACGACCCCGAGGGCTCGGCCCGGGTCCGCGTCCGCCTCCTGACGGAGCTGGCGGCACGCGGGGAGCAACTGGTGGCCACCCACCTTCCGTTCCCGTCCGTGTGCCATGTGGCGGCCGACGGCGACGCGTTCCGTTTCGTGCCGGCGGTCTGGGACCACTGA
- a CDS encoding response regulator transcription factor, with protein sequence MTTRVLLADDQALLRATFRILVDSDPGMTVVAEAADGREAVDLTRAHAPDVVVMDIRMPGTDGLAATAEICADDSLSATHVLILTTFEDDENVARALRAGAGGFLGKDVGPDVLLAGIRTVAAGESLLSPTATRTLITRFLATPDPAEALAPPALLKTLTDREREVMALAALGRSNTEIAEQLVLSHLTVRSHIQRAMTKLHARDRAQLVVIAYQSGLVEARPPER encoded by the coding sequence ATGACCACGCGCGTCCTCCTCGCCGACGACCAGGCCCTCCTGCGCGCCACCTTCCGCATCCTCGTCGACTCCGACCCCGGCATGACGGTCGTCGCCGAGGCCGCCGACGGCCGCGAAGCCGTCGACCTGACCCGCGCGCACGCCCCCGACGTCGTCGTCATGGACATCCGCATGCCCGGCACGGACGGCCTCGCCGCCACGGCCGAGATCTGCGCGGACGACTCCCTGTCCGCGACCCACGTCCTGATCCTGACGACCTTCGAGGACGACGAGAACGTGGCCCGTGCCCTGCGCGCGGGCGCCGGCGGGTTCCTCGGCAAGGACGTCGGCCCGGACGTCCTCCTCGCGGGCATCCGCACGGTCGCGGCGGGCGAGTCCCTGCTGTCCCCGACGGCCACCCGCACCCTCATCACCCGCTTCCTCGCCACCCCCGACCCGGCCGAGGCCCTGGCCCCGCCGGCCCTCCTGAAGACCCTGACCGACCGCGAACGCGAGGTCATGGCGCTGGCGGCCCTCGGCAGGTCGAACACGGAGATCGCCGAGCAACTGGTCCTCAGCCACCTCACCGTCCGCAGCCACATCCAGCGCGCGATGACGAAGCTGCACGCCCGCGACCGGGCCCAACTCGTCGTCATCGCCTACCAGTCGGGGCTGGTGGAGGCCCGCCCTCCGGAGCGCTGA
- a CDS encoding sensor histidine kinase, with product MNLQRRLHAPTAEVWLMALAIAASVGGTALSAGWSFGVGRLLPAGILATVAGVALPWRHQRPLAVVALTTACGMGQGLLGMLVTPILTAPMTIALYSVGVREDIRTRRAGALIAGTGMLITGTVLTLSRKEFFLSIVNPVSWAMLPIAFGSYVQVRRALAASRAEQAERAKEEEAHRRVIEERMRIARELHDVVAHHLALANAQAGTAAHLKRTDPEQAFAILDQLSGTTASALRELKATVSVLRQESDERNLAPAPGLARLPDLTAACAAAGLKVGVETDGDARDLSPAVDVTAYRIVQEALTNVTKHAARPEAEVRLAYTDRYLTLTVRNALGPAAVAAGRGYGLTGMRERALAVGGTFHAGRRPGGVFEVACTLPLHHRDPDEGKAP from the coding sequence GTGAACCTCCAACGGCGTCTGCACGCCCCCACGGCCGAGGTCTGGCTGATGGCGCTGGCCATCGCCGCGAGCGTCGGCGGCACCGCGCTGAGCGCCGGGTGGAGTTTCGGCGTGGGGCGGCTGCTGCCCGCCGGGATCCTCGCGACCGTCGCCGGCGTCGCCCTGCCCTGGCGCCACCAGCGCCCCCTGGCCGTCGTCGCGCTCACCACGGCGTGCGGCATGGGCCAGGGCCTCCTCGGGATGCTGGTCACCCCGATCCTGACGGCCCCGATGACCATCGCCCTCTACTCCGTCGGCGTCCGCGAGGACATCAGGACCCGCAGGGCCGGCGCCCTGATCGCCGGGACCGGCATGCTGATCACCGGCACCGTGCTGACCCTGAGCCGGAAAGAGTTCTTCCTCAGCATCGTCAACCCCGTCTCCTGGGCCATGCTGCCGATCGCCTTCGGCAGCTACGTCCAGGTGCGCCGCGCCCTGGCCGCCTCCCGCGCCGAACAGGCCGAACGCGCCAAGGAGGAGGAGGCGCACCGGCGCGTCATCGAGGAGCGCATGCGCATCGCCCGCGAACTGCACGACGTCGTCGCCCACCACCTCGCCCTCGCCAACGCCCAGGCCGGCACCGCCGCCCACCTCAAGCGCACCGACCCCGAGCAGGCGTTCGCGATCCTGGACCAGCTCTCCGGCACGACGGCGTCGGCGCTGCGCGAGCTGAAGGCGACCGTGAGCGTCCTGCGCCAGGAGTCCGACGAGCGGAACCTGGCCCCCGCACCCGGCCTGGCCCGCCTCCCCGACCTCACCGCCGCCTGCGCCGCGGCCGGCCTGAAGGTGGGCGTCGAGACCGACGGCGACGCACGGGACCTGTCGCCCGCCGTCGACGTCACCGCCTACCGCATCGTCCAGGAGGCCCTGACCAACGTCACCAAGCACGCCGCCCGCCCCGAGGCCGAGGTACGCCTCGCCTACACCGACCGGTACCTGACCCTGACCGTCCGCAACGCCCTCGGCCCGGCCGCCGTCGCCGCCGGACGCGGCTACGGCCTCACCGGCATGCGCGAACGCGCCCTCGCCGTCGGCGGCACCTTCCACGCCGGACGACGCCCCGGCGGCGTCTTCGAAGTAGCCTGCACGCTCCCCCTGCACCACCGCGACCCCGACGAAGGCAAGGCCCCATGA
- a CDS encoding MMPL family transporter, with amino-acid sequence MATFLYRLGRTAFRRRWLVVLLWAVLLGGLGAGAATAPAADDSGTSFMPGIEAQKANDLIGDRFPGRDSDGAYARVVFVAPKGEKLTQDGHRAAIDKLVDEAGDGSKVESAVSPFAAGAVSEDATTAYAQVTYKVKADDLTAADKSALEKAIGQARDTGLTVEVGGTALSSTPAAGGASEIVGVAIAAVVLLITFGSLAAAGLPLLTAMIGVGVSMAAIMAVGSLFGLTATTGTLATMLGLAVGIDYALFVVSRYREERAAGKQPAEAAGVAVGTAGSAVVFAGLTVIIALAGLSVVGVPMLTKMGLCAAGAVVVGVLVALTLVPALLGMWPNATLSRAVRRGKVPRGGGENGGSRWARFVLRRPVPVLLACVAGLGVIAIPAAHLELGMPGDEAKPTSTTERRAYDDLAQGFGPGFNGPLTVVVDAKGVADPKSAAGEIAARLKDTKGVVSVSEPRFNQAGDTALFSAVPSTGPNDESTKSLVQHIRGERPALEKETGATFEVTGSTAMNIDIAQALQNALLPYLAVIIGLALVLLLLVFRSVLVPVKAAFGFLLSVLASLGAVVAVFQWGWGASLIGVEQTGPIMSLMPIFLVGIVFGLAMDYEVFLVARMREAYAHGEPAMSAVTSGFRHSARVVVAAAVIMIAVFSGFIGAGESMIKTIGFGLAIAVLFDAFVVRMALVPAVLALLGDRAWWLPGWLARVLPRVDVEGTGLRTGEAEGARETETVRV; translated from the coding sequence GTGGCTACCTTTCTCTATCGCCTGGGCCGTACGGCCTTCCGGCGGCGCTGGCTCGTCGTGCTGTTGTGGGCCGTACTGCTCGGCGGCCTCGGCGCGGGAGCCGCGACGGCGCCCGCGGCCGACGACAGCGGCACCTCGTTCATGCCCGGCATCGAGGCGCAGAAGGCGAACGACCTGATCGGCGACCGCTTCCCGGGCCGCGACTCCGACGGGGCCTACGCCCGCGTCGTGTTCGTCGCCCCCAAGGGCGAGAAGCTGACCCAGGACGGCCACCGCGCGGCGATCGACAAGCTCGTCGACGAGGCGGGCGACGGCTCGAAGGTCGAGTCGGCCGTCAGCCCCTTCGCGGCGGGAGCCGTCAGCGAGGACGCGACGACGGCGTACGCGCAGGTCACCTACAAGGTGAAGGCCGACGACCTGACCGCCGCCGACAAGAGCGCCCTGGAGAAGGCCATCGGCCAGGCCCGGGACACGGGGCTGACCGTCGAGGTCGGCGGCACCGCCCTCTCCTCGACCCCCGCGGCCGGGGGCGCCTCGGAGATCGTCGGCGTCGCGATCGCCGCCGTCGTCCTGCTCATCACCTTCGGCTCCCTCGCCGCCGCCGGACTGCCGCTGCTCACCGCGATGATCGGCGTCGGCGTCAGCATGGCCGCGATCATGGCCGTCGGCAGCCTCTTCGGGCTGACGGCCACCACCGGCACCCTCGCGACGATGCTCGGCCTCGCCGTCGGCATCGACTACGCCCTGTTCGTCGTCTCCCGCTACCGCGAGGAGCGCGCGGCAGGCAAGCAGCCCGCCGAGGCCGCCGGGGTCGCCGTCGGCACCGCCGGCAGCGCGGTCGTGTTCGCCGGGCTCACGGTGATCATCGCGCTGGCCGGGCTGTCCGTCGTCGGCGTGCCGATGCTGACCAAGATGGGGCTGTGCGCGGCCGGTGCCGTCGTCGTCGGCGTCCTCGTCGCCCTCACGCTCGTGCCCGCGCTGCTCGGCATGTGGCCGAACGCGACGCTGTCCCGCGCGGTGCGCCGCGGCAAGGTCCCGCGCGGCGGCGGTGAGAACGGCGGTTCGCGGTGGGCGCGGTTCGTGCTGCGGCGGCCGGTGCCGGTGCTGCTCGCCTGCGTCGCCGGGCTCGGTGTGATCGCGATCCCGGCCGCGCACCTCGAACTCGGCATGCCGGGCGACGAGGCGAAGCCGACCTCGACGACCGAGCGGCGCGCGTACGACGACCTCGCGCAGGGGTTCGGGCCCGGCTTCAACGGGCCGCTGACCGTCGTCGTCGACGCGAAGGGCGTGGCCGACCCGAAGAGCGCGGCCGGTGAGATCGCCGCGCGGCTCAAGGACACGAAGGGCGTCGTCTCCGTCTCCGAACCCCGCTTCAACCAGGCCGGTGACACCGCCCTGTTCTCCGCCGTGCCGTCCACCGGGCCCAACGACGAATCGACCAAGAGCCTCGTCCAGCACATCCGCGGCGAGCGGCCGGCGCTGGAGAAGGAGACCGGCGCGACCTTCGAGGTGACCGGGTCGACGGCCATGAACATCGACATCGCCCAGGCCCTCCAGAACGCACTGCTGCCCTACCTCGCGGTCATCATCGGCCTCGCGCTGGTCCTGTTGCTGCTGGTGTTCCGTTCGGTGCTCGTGCCCGTCAAGGCCGCGTTCGGGTTCCTGCTGTCGGTGCTCGCCTCGCTCGGCGCGGTCGTCGCCGTCTTCCAGTGGGGCTGGGGCGCCTCCCTCATCGGCGTCGAGCAGACCGGGCCGATCATGAGCCTCATGCCGATCTTCCTCGTCGGCATCGTGTTCGGGCTCGCGATGGACTACGAGGTGTTCCTCGTCGCCCGCATGCGGGAGGCGTACGCGCACGGTGAACCCGCCATGTCCGCCGTGACCAGCGGGTTCCGGCACAGCGCGCGCGTCGTGGTGGCCGCCGCCGTCATCATGATCGCCGTGTTCTCCGGCTTCATCGGGGCCGGCGAGTCGATGATCAAGACGATCGGCTTCGGCCTCGCCATCGCCGTCCTCTTCGACGCGTTCGTGGTCCGCATGGCGCTCGTTCCGGCCGTGCTCGCGCTCCTCGGCGACCGCGCGTGGTGGCTGCCCGGGTGGCTGGCCCGCGTGCTGCCCCGCGTGGACGTCGAGGGAACGGGCCTGCGGACCGGGGAGGCCGAGGGGGCGCGGGAGACGGAGACTGTGCGGGTGTGA